From the Pseudomonadales bacterium genome, one window contains:
- a CDS encoding ABC transporter substrate-binding protein, with product MRRLLRTLLLTLSLGGLAPVHADEAESVTLAIQNGIAYLPLLLADEQHLIEEEAARLGLPNLKVKLLNLGSAGMIRDALIAGQVDFGAVGPPTLVNMHDKTRGDIKLVSVIVSLPMTLNTTNDRVKSICQFDTGDKIALPTIKISVQAVTLQMAAKAQCGDPFLLDRLTVSMAHPDGMNALLSGVVSAHFTSPPFAQAEIERGQGKVRPLLDSYSILGDKSTFIVLVGSERFRARNPNLHAAVRSAIQRAKARIAQDGTAAAQLYLRRENSRETLDEVLKQLDSTDLEFGEVPRGIGHYARFMHEVGSVKGRYDWKALSMPELHDQPGS from the coding sequence ATGCGAAGACTCCTGCGTACCCTGCTGCTGACATTGTCGCTGGGCGGCCTGGCACCGGTGCATGCCGATGAGGCCGAGAGCGTCACGCTGGCGATCCAGAACGGCATTGCCTATCTGCCACTGCTGCTGGCCGATGAACAGCATCTGATCGAAGAGGAGGCGGCCCGGCTGGGTCTGCCCAACCTCAAGGTCAAGCTGCTCAATCTCGGCTCCGCGGGCATGATCCGCGATGCACTGATTGCCGGGCAGGTCGATTTCGGCGCAGTGGGTCCACCCACGCTGGTCAACATGCATGACAAGACCCGAGGTGACATCAAACTGGTCTCGGTCATCGTCAGCCTGCCGATGACGCTCAACACCACCAACGACCGCGTCAAATCGATCTGCCAGTTCGATACCGGTGACAAGATCGCGCTGCCCACCATCAAGATCTCGGTGCAGGCGGTGACACTGCAGATGGCGGCCAAGGCGCAGTGTGGCGATCCGTTTCTGCTCGATCGTCTGACCGTATCGATGGCCCATCCCGACGGCATGAACGCACTGCTGTCCGGTGTGGTCTCGGCTCACTTCACTTCGCCGCCCTTTGCGCAGGCCGAGATCGAGCGCGGCCAAGGCAAGGTCAGACCGCTGCTCGACTCCTACAGCATTCTGGGTGACAAGAGCACCTTCATCGTGCTGGTGGGGTCCGAGCGCTTCCGCGCGCGCAATCCCAACCTCCATGCCGCCGTGCGCAGTGCCATCCAGCGTGCGAAGGCGCGCATCGCACAGGACGGGACCGCCGCCGCCCAACTCTACCTGCGCCGCGAAAACAGCCGTGAAACCCTCGATGAGGTGCTGAAGCAGCTCGATTCGACCGACCTCGAGTTTGGCGAAGTGCCGCGTGGCATCGGTCACTATGCCCGCTTCATGCATGAGGTTGGCAGTGTCAAGGGCCGCTATGACTGGAAGGCGCTGAGCATGCCCGAACTGCACGATCAGCCGGGCAGCTGA
- a CDS encoding 5'-nucleotidase — protein sequence MTAMNSERVPTHPQFVLGVDLDGVVADFIGGLRPIAAEWLGVPLASLSEEVSYGFNEWQLESAGGYDALHRFAVKQRDLFKRLPPISGAPAVLRRLSAQDIRIRIITHRLYIPWFHREAVQQTIDWLEHHGIPYWDLCFMRDKAAVGADLYLEDNPANIAALRAQGFPTIVVVNSTNHQLAPPAARNWDEVEQLVLAAFADWQSSRA from the coding sequence ATGACAGCGATGAACAGTGAGCGCGTGCCCACCCATCCCCAGTTCGTGCTGGGGGTCGACCTCGATGGCGTGGTCGCCGACTTCATCGGCGGGCTGCGGCCCATCGCCGCCGAATGGCTGGGTGTACCACTGGCGTCGCTGAGCGAGGAAGTCAGCTATGGGTTCAACGAATGGCAGCTGGAGTCCGCCGGCGGCTACGACGCGCTGCACCGTTTTGCCGTCAAGCAGCGCGACCTGTTCAAGCGGTTGCCACCGATCAGCGGTGCGCCGGCCGTGCTGCGCCGTCTCTCGGCACAGGATATCCGCATCCGCATCATCACCCATCGCCTCTACATTCCCTGGTTCCATCGTGAAGCCGTGCAGCAGACCATCGACTGGCTCGAACACCACGGCATTCCCTACTGGGATCTCTGCTTCATGCGTGACAAGGCGGCGGTCGGCGCTGACCTCTATCTGGAGGACAATCCCGCCAACATCGCCGCACTGCGCGCCCAGGGTTTTCCCACCATCGTCGTCGTCAACTCCACCAACCACCAGTTGGCACCGCCAGCAGCCCGCAACTGGGATGAGGTGGAGCAGTTGGTGCTGGCAGCCTTCGCCGACTGGCAATCCTCTCGCGCATGA
- a CDS encoding ABC transporter ATP-binding protein, giving the protein MSAPLLTVRDLTLVYGAGNNAMPVLHRVSFDIRRGDRFIILGRSGCGKSTLLKAIAGFLRPRSGQIELDGKSVTAPGIDRMVVWQDANQLLPWKRVLDNVAYPLLRNGVAKGEARERARAFLDKVDLSRALDLYPHQLSGGMKMRVAIARALAVEPVMLLLDEPFSALDALTRSRLQDELLQLQRQTGTTLLFVTHDIPEAVKLGSAILVLSPHPGQIKALLDPGRVSSQELTQTISRLIHADSGDLEQESN; this is encoded by the coding sequence ATGAGCGCGCCGCTGCTGACAGTGCGTGATCTGACCCTCGTGTATGGGGCTGGAAACAATGCGATGCCGGTGCTGCATCGGGTCAGCTTCGACATCCGGCGTGGCGACCGCTTCATCATCCTCGGCCGTTCCGGCTGTGGAAAATCGACCTTGCTCAAGGCGATTGCCGGTTTTTTGCGCCCCAGATCGGGGCAGATCGAGCTCGATGGCAAGTCGGTCACCGCGCCCGGCATCGACCGCATGGTGGTCTGGCAGGATGCCAACCAGTTGCTGCCGTGGAAGCGGGTGCTGGACAATGTCGCCTACCCGCTGCTGCGCAACGGTGTGGCCAAGGGCGAGGCCCGCGAGCGGGCCAGGGCCTTTCTGGACAAGGTCGACCTGAGCCGTGCGCTCGACCTCTATCCGCATCAGCTCTCCGGCGGCATGAAGATGCGGGTCGCCATTGCCCGCGCGCTGGCGGTCGAGCCGGTCATGCTGCTGCTCGATGAGCCCTTCTCGGCGCTCGATGCGCTGACCCGCAGCCGCCTGCAGGATGAACTGCTGCAACTGCAACGGCAGACCGGCACCACGCTGCTGTTCGTCACCCACGACATTCCCGAGGCGGTCAAGCTGGGCAGCGCCATCTTGGTGCTCTCACCCCACCCCGGGCAGATCAAGGCGCTGCTCGACCCCGGCAGAGTTTCATCTCAGGAGTTGACCCAGACCATCTCCCGGCTGATCCATGCCGACAGCGGTGATCTGGAACAGGAGTCCAACTGA